The nucleotide sequence CTCCCGCAATCGCGGGGCTCAGAAACTCGCGGCGTACTTCATCAGAACCGAACCGCGCCAGCGCGGGAGTAGCCATATCGGTCTGCACGCCGATCGCCATCGGCACACCGCCGCATTTGATGGCACCGAGTTCTTCGGCCATCATCAGCGCATAGGAGTAATCGAGTCCCTGGCCGCCGAACTCGACCGGCTTGTTGAGGCCGAGAAAGCCGAGATCGCCGAGCTTCTTGAACAGCTCGTGCGCCGGGAAAATGTCGTTGCTCTCCCATTCGTCGACGAAAGGATTGATTTCGGCAGCGATGAATTTTTGCAGGATACGGCGGGGTTCGTCGTGGTCGGCGGTGAAGAGCATCGTCTCATTCATCCTTCGTCATTCCGGGGCAGCCCAAAGGGCTGAACCCGGAATCCATTTCGCTATAGTACTTGCTGCCCAATGGATTCTCTGATGTGCATTGCACATCATAGCTCGCTCGCTTCGCTCCCGCCCCGGAATGACGCGGAGCTAAGAGAAATCATCACAGCCCCATCTGCCTCGACGCGAGATCCTTCATGATCTCCTCGGTGCCGCCGCCGATGGCGTTGACCTTGACCTCGCGGTAGATGCGCTCGACCTTGACGCCGCGCATGAAGCCGGCGCCGCCGAAAATCTGCACCGCCTCGGAGGCGCAGAATGCCATGGTCTGGGTGGCCTGGTTCTTCATCATGCAGATTTCGGCGATCGGGCTTTCGCCCTGCCCGAGCCGCCATGCCAGCATTTCCAGCATCGCCTGCGATGCCGCGACCTTCTGCGCCATGTCGACGATCTTGTGCCGGATCACCTGGTGCTGCGCAATCGGCTTGCCGAAGGTCTTGCGTTCCTTGGCATACGCCATCGCCTCCTCGACGCAGACACGGGCATAGGCCGTGCAGCTCGCCGCCATGCCCATGCGCTCGCTGTTGAAATTGTGCATGATGATCTTGAAGCCCTGCCCCTCCTCGCCGATCAGGTTTTCGACAGGCACCCGGCATTCATCGAAGTGCAGCGTGGCAGTATCCGACGCCCACCACCCCATCTTCTTCAGTTTCGTCCGCGACAGGCCCGGCGTGTTGCCCTCGATCAGCAACAGACTGACGCCACCCGGCCCCTCGCCGCCGGTGCGCACGGCAACCGTCAGATAATCGGCCCGCATGCCTGAGGTGATGAAAGTCTTCTCGCCGCTGACGACATAATGGTCACCGTCACGCCGCGCCTTGGTGTGGAGATTGGCGACGTCGGAACCGCCACTCGGCTCAGTGATCGCGAGCGCGGAAATTTTCTCGCCCGACAGCACCTGCGGCAGCACCCTCGCCTTGACCTCGGGCCTCGCGGCGCGCGCGATCGGCGGCGAGCCGATGGTGTGGCTCATCAGGCTCGAACTGACCCCACCGGCGCCGGCGCGCGCCAGTTCCTGCGACGCCACGATCTTCATGAACTGGTCGGCGGGCACGCCGCCATGTTCCTCCGCGAAGCCAAGCCCGAGCAGTCCGATTTCGGACGCTTTCCGATAAAGCTCGCGCGGAAACTCGCCGGCCTCATCCCATTCATGGGCGTAGGGCTCGATCTCGCGCGCCACGAAGCGGCGCATCACGTCGCGGAAGGCCTCGTGTTCGGCCGTATAGAACGGGCTTTGCACTTTCGTTCGCTCCAGCATGGCTTCCTCCCGAGAGATCACGATGCCCCGATTTGGCCCGCGCAAACTTGCGTTGAGCGGCTGGCATTATCGTGCAGACGCGGCCATTGGCGCCGGTCGCTTTCCGGCGCATCACGCGTCCAGCAACTGAACGCAAGACCGGTTGCCCGAGCATGCCCTAGCCTTGGTTCAAAACCAATAACAACATTGCCGGCCATTCGCCGGGGAGGATGAAGCATGATCCGATCGAGCAAGTTCGTCCCGGCCTTCTTTTCAGCGTTGCTCTCCCTCACTGCTGCGACGACAGTCTCAGCTCAGCAACCCGGCATTACCGACACCGAGATCAAGTTCGGCAACATCATGCCGTATAGCGGCCCGGCGTCGGCGCTCAGTGTCACCGGCAAGGCGTTTGCGGCCTATTTCGACCTGGTCAACGAGAAGGGCGGCGTCAACGGGCGCAAGCTCAACATGATCTCGCTCGACGACGGTTTTTCGCCGCCGAAGACGGTCGAGGCGACGCGCCGATTGGTCGAGAATGACGGCGTCGCGTTCATGTTCGGAACCATGGGCACCGCGCCGAGTTCGGCAACCGCAAAGTATCTCAACGGCGCCAAGGTGCCGCATCTGTTCCTGATCAGCTCCGCATCGAAATGGAACGATCCGGCCAATCAGCCCTGGCTGATGGCGCTGCCCTGGGCACCCAACTATGTCGAGGAAGCCGGCATCGAGGTGCGCTTCGCCCGCTCCAGGAATCCCAATGCGCGCTTTGCGATCCTTTATCAGAACGACGACGCCGGAAAGGATTATCTGCGCGGCGTCAAGGAAGCGCTGGGAACGGACGCCGACAAGGTGATCGCCATGGCGGCGAGTTTCGAAGTCGCCGATCCCACGGTGGATTCGCAGATCCTCACGCTCGCCAACACCAGGGCCGACGTCTTCCTGATCTACAGCGTGACACCGCGTGCGTGTGCGCAAGCGATCCGAAAGGCGCACGAAACCGGCTGGCGTCCGATGCGTTTCATTTCCTCAGGCTGCGCCAACAAGGAAACGGTGATGGTGCCGGCCGGGCTCGAAGCCGCGACCGGCATCATGTCGGTCGGGGCGCTAAAGCCCTACTCGGCTGACTCAAAAGATGCCGACCTCGTCGACTACCGCGACTTCATGAAGGCGCGGCTGCCCAATATCGATCCGGCCAACATGGCGGCGGGATATGGCTACATGGTTGCCCAGGCGCTGGTCGTGGTGCTCACCCAGTGCAAGAACGATCTCAGCCGCGAAAAACATCATGGCGCAGGCGGCCAGCCTCAAGGGCGTAGCGCTGCCGATGCTGATGCCCGGGGTCAAGCTCAACACCTCGCCGACGGACTACCGTCCGATCAAGGACGGCTATATGGTCGAGTTTCGCGACAACCAGTTCAACGTGATCAGCGAATTGCTGCGCGGCTCGTGAACTGACGACTTGTTCCGGTTGTGGCGCGCTTTTCGAACAGGATGAAAGCCCTTCGCCACCGGACCTTCAATTGGTCGGCGTGAATCCGGTTGCTTGCACGATCGCTTTCCACCGTTCCGATTGGGATGCGATCAGCCGGGCAAAGTCTCCCATAGAGATTGCGTCGAGCTCAACTGCCAGTCTTGCCATGCCGGACCTTACCTCGTCGGTACGCAGGGCCGCTTGGATGGCACTATTGAGCCTTTCGACGATATTCGCTGGCGTCTTCGCCGGAACAAAAAATCCGTACCAAGTGAGGTCCTCAAGCGAGGGATAACCGGCTTCCGCCACCGTCGGCACAGCGGGAAGAAACGAGCTGCGGCGCGGCCCGGTGGTAACGAGCGCGCGAAGATCTCCGGATTGGACGAGGCCCAGGGAACTGCCGATTGGCATAACGGCGGATGCGATTTCGCCTTTGAGCAGATCCTGGATCGAGCCGTTGCCTTGATAGGGCACGTGAAGGAATTCGAAGCCGGCTGTGTGTCCCAGCATCGCACCGAGGAAATGCAGCGTGGTCCCGACACCCGCCGTGCCGTAGGCGGCTTGCTTTGGGTTGGCGCGGCACCAGGCGACGAAATCTGCAAGGGTCCTCACGTCACCCGGCACCTTCGGACCTACCGTCAGCAATGTCGGGGTTGAGGCGACGGTCGACACCGGGGTAAAATCCCGCGGCTCGTATCTGAGCGTCTTGTAGACGTGCGGAAAGAGCATCATGAATCCAAGCGGCGCGAGCAGCATCACCGATCCGTCGGCGTCAGCGGCCTTCACCGCCTCCACCGCGACACGACCGCGCCGCACCCGGCCGGGTCTCGACGACGATCGTCTCGGCATAATCTTTCATCTGGCCGGCGACGAGCCTTGCCAGAGCGTCCTGCAGCCCGGGCGTGAAGCCCGTCAGTATATGCGCGGTTCTTGCGAGCGGTTGTGCGACGGCCCGCGGCACGCGACCGGCGGCGCATAACGCGACACTGGCCGCCGACACGGCCAACAAATCACGACGTGTGATCATCAACTGTCTCCCTGACTAATTTGTCCGCGCGGGGCTCTACCTTTGGATGTACCACGGCAACGATCGATATGCTTGGTCTCCAGCTTACTTTTTCCTTACCGTCAGCTTATTCTTGCGCTTAGGCATAGGGATTTCGACGATTGACCGCCGCGGGGAAGTGGCTTGCGCTATCTCTTTGAAAATTATTCATTCGATACCGACCGGCGCGAGCTGCGTCGCGGGACGGATGTGATCGCTATCGCGCCCCAAGTGTTCGACTTGCTTAACTACCTGATCGGCAACCGGGAACGCGTCGTTAGCAAGGACGACCTCACAAGAGCCATTTGGGAAGGCCGCGTTGTCTCGGATGTGGCTCTGACGACCCGTCTGAATGCAGCGCGGAAGGCAATTGGTGATTCCGGAGATGAGCAACGTCTCATCAAAACCCTTCCGCGCAAGGGCTTTCGTTTCATCGGCACGGTGCACGAAACACCCGGGCCGGCCAGTGCGACCGTCACGAGCGGCTCGCCGAGCCCAGCCTTTGTTGCCGTCTCTGACAAACCCTCGCTTATCGTTCTGCCGTTCGCGAATCTGAGCCCTGATCCCGAGCAGGAATTTTTCGTCGATGGCGTGACCGAGAGCCTGACCACAGATTTGTCGCGCGTAGTCGGCGTCTTCGTGATCGGTCGCAACACTGCTTTCACTTACAAGAGAAAGCATGTCGATTTGAGGCAGATCGGTCGAGAACTCGGCGTTCGCTATGTCCTTGAGGGCGCCATGCAGCGTGGTGGAAGCCGCATGCGCATCAACGTCCAGCTCATCGATGCCGAAACCGGCAATCATCTATGGGCCGAACGATTCGACAAACCGATCGCCGATCTCTTCGACATGCAGGATGAAATTGGCGCGCGTCTCGCCAACGAGTTGGGAACGGAACTGGTCACGGCCGAGGCGCGGCGAGCGGCGCGGGCGCCGCATCCAGATTCGATGGACCTGTATTTCCAGGGCATGGCGAGTGTGCACCGGGGATCGGACCCCGCAAACCTATCGCAAGCGCGTAAGTTCTTCGAACAGGCCCTCTGCCTGGACGCCGGCAACGTTGAAGCGATGGTTGGCATGGCGTTCGTCGATGCCATGCGGGGAACTTCCATGCAGACCGGCGATCGGACTGCACGCCTCCTGGCGGCCGAAATGTCTTTGGCCAAGGTGCTTGCGTACCTGCCAAACCACGCCATGGCGCATTGCCTCCTTGGCGTCGTCCAGATTTTTACCAAACGTGCCGCTCAGGGCATCGCCGAATGTGAGCGCGCGCTGGCGCTAGATCGAAATCTAGCCACCGCTTACGCTTGGATTGGGCTTGGCAAATGCTATCTGGGTCGAGCCGAGGAAACCGAAGCCTACATCATGCAGGCATTTCGGCTTTCTCCCCGCGACAACAGGGCGTTCACTTGGGCGATTAATGCCGGCGTCGCGCAGTCATATCTTGCGGCCGATGAAGCTGCTGTCTACTGGTTCAAGCGGGCCATCGAGACCAATCCGAATGTCGCCGCGTTCGTTCACGTCTACCTTGCCGCGGCATTGGCTCATCTCGGCCGGATCGAGGAAGCGCGGGCTTCGATACAGACAGGACTGGCCATCGATCCCAATTTCACTCTCTCCCACTTCTATGCCAGCACGCCAACGGACAATTCGACCTGTCTCGCACAGCGTGCGCGGATTGGCGAGGGCATGCGCAAAGCAGGGCTGCCGGAAGGGTGAATCGGGGAGGATGGAGTTCGGACAAATTTCTGTTTTTCCGAAATTTCGTTTGACGACGGACCCAAATCAGCAATATATCGATTTCGTCCCGTCCCGATACGAGGGGCGTTTCGCGATCGTCACAAGCGCGGGATGGGATGCGGTGGACGCGGATGTGCCTTTGACGAATGGTGCGGATGCGTACGGTGAAGTCGTGTGGTCCTGACGCCCCGATGCTGGCGTCAAGTCGGTGGAAGCAATTCCTCCGGCGACGGTGACAACGAGCCCGGCCCGACCGGGGAGAGCACGATATAAGCCGTAAAGCCATTGCGCAGGGAATGTCGGATGCCTCCGCTGCCCTGCATGCTCGTGTGCGCCTCTATCTACCTATTGCACACGAGACCGCGGGTGCAGCGTGCACCCGGCATTCCCTGCGCCCTCTGACTTGAGGGTCGAGGAAATTCGATAGCAAGCCTCGGGCAAATCAGGCCGCGAGATCGTGAAGCCGTGTCATCTCCCAGCCACTCCACGCAAGACAACATCCCATATGACCCCTCATCTGCCAGACAGAATGCCATCAAGCAAAACAGGCGGCGCAAGACCGCTGGACGTGGAGGAAGCATGCCCTCAGTACGTTATTACGACTGGATCGCGCATTTCGGCCGCCGCACGCCGAACAAGATCGCGGCGATCGATCTCGCGAGTGACCGTCGCCTCTCCTACGCGCAGTTCGACGCGCGCATCTCACGGCTTGCCACTCACCTGCGCGACAAACTCGGTGTCACGCGCGGCGACCGCGTCGCGGTGCTGGCGCTGAATACGACCGATACGCTCGAAGTGCAGTTCGCCTGCGGCCGCATCGGCGCCGTGTTCCTGCCGCTGAATACGCGGCTTACGGTTCCCGAATTGCAGTTCATCGTCGGCGATTCCTCGCCGAAGGTGATGATCCACGACACGGATCTCGCCGAAGTCGCGCTGACGGTCACAAAGCTCTGCAACGTCTCTTCCGCGCTGCTGCTCGGCGCCGGCGGCTCCTACGAAGCGGCGATCGAAGCGTCCAGGCCGATCGACCGGTTCGAGGACGTCACGCTCGATGACATCTCGACCATCATGTACACCTCCGGCACGACGGGCCAGCCGAAGGGCGCGATCATCACCCACGGCATGACGTTCTGGAATTGCGTCAACCTCGGCGGCCCCGCCTACGTCTCGCCATCGACAGTGTTGCTTACCGTGCTGCCGCTGTTCCATACCGGCGGGCTGAATTGCTACACCAACCCGGTGCTGCATGCCGGCGGCACCGTCCTGATCATGCGCACATTCGATCCCGGCGTGGCGCTGCAACTGATCAGCGACGCATCCTACGGCATTACCCAATTCTTCGGCGTGCCGGCAATCTACCAGTTCATGGCGCAGCATCCATCGTTCGCGACGTCCGATTTCAGCCGCCTCGTGATCGGCGGCGTCGGCGGCGCACCGATGCCGGTGCCGCTCCTGAAGGTGTGGGAAGAACGCGGCGTCGCCCTGCAGCAAGGTTACGGCATGACCGAGACGTCTCCGGCGGTGCTGGCGCTCGACCGCGAGGACGCCGCGCGCAAGGCCGGCTCGTCCGGCAAGCCGGTGCTGCATACGGAAGTGCGGATCGTTCGTCCTGACGGGACGGACGCGGATGTCGGCGAACTCGGCGAGCTCTGGGTCCGGGGACCGAACGTCACGCCCGGCTACTGGAACAGGCCGGAGGCCAACCAGTCGTCCTTCACCGACGGCTGGCTGCATACCGGCGATGCCACCCGCGTCGACGAGGAAGGCTTTTACTACATCGTCGACCGCTGGAAAGACATGTACATTTCCGGCGGCGAGAACGTCTATCCGGCCGAAGTCGAGAGCGTGCTGCATCAGCTCACGGCAATCGCCGAGGCTGCCGTGATCGGCATTCCCAACGAGCAATGGGGCGAGGTCGGCATGGCGATCGTCGCCGTGAAGCCCGGCCACACGCTGACGCCTGCCGAGATTCATGCGCATTGCGCGGCCAATCTGGCGCGGTTCAAATGCCCGCGGCTGATCGAGTTCGTCGACGCCCTGCCGCGCAACGCCACGGGGAAAATCCACAAGCCGACGTTGCGACAGAATTTCAGCGCGCCGAAGCCGACCGACAAAGCGGCCATTGCTTCATGATCGTGCGCCGGCATGCGACAAGCGAAAAGCCCGCCGGTTCATCACCGGCGGGCTCTTGTATCGGAGGCCAATTAGAGGATCCCAGTACATCCGTGGAAATCCTTAAATCGGCAACCTTTAATCGACGCGAAGGTTCTCGGCGCTGGTCTTGCCGCGCATCGGGTCCTTCTTTGCTTCGAACGAGATCTTCTGACCTTCGTTGAGCGAGCTCAGACCTGCGCGTTCGACGGCGCTGATGTGGACGAAAACGTCGGTGCTGCCATCATCGGGCTGAATGAAGCCAAAACCCTTGGTCGCGTTGAACCACTTAACTGTTCCGGTAGCCATGTAACTATCTCCAAGATGCGCGAAAGCGCTTTGCCCGCACGACCTCCGCGCAGGCTTGATCCGATTTCAACGATGTCTTGGGGATTGGAGCCGGTTCGGCGTAGTCAACAAGGCAGAGCGATAAGTTCGAATAAGAGCCATATAGTCTGTTTCGCCGGGAATGCAAGGCTGCAGAGCGCTATCTCGGCAGGAACAGCGCGAACGATTCATCAGTCGTCCGCCGCAAATGCTGGCGGTACAGCGAATAATTGGGATCGTCGGACGAAACCCTGCCAAAGGTCGGATGAGCTACCATCTTGATCGGCAAATAGGCGATTGGTGCCGCGATCGGCGTCAGCAACGAGCCGCGACCCGCGAGCAGCGTCGTGATGATCCCGTACATCTCGCCCGAAATCGCCAGATGCGCCACTGTGATCAGGCGATGCTGGCCGTGCCGGTTGGTGACGAGATAGATATGTCTCGACTGGTTCGGCACCGCCACCTCGCCGAACTGGGTGAAGGCCGCGTCCTGCCGCTCGCTTTCATGAAACACCAGCGACGAGGCCGCATTGTCCCAGGTGATCTCAGTGCGGTAGACGAAGATCGCGTCCTTGTCGCCGAACGAGGGGCGCACCGTGACATAGGTTCCTTCGATCCACGCCACCGCGCGGCGCGAGTAGGCACCCAGTCCATCCGGCGCAACCTCGCCGTTGATGGCGGCGGCAGGCGCCGGCGGCGCCTCCGTTGTCTTGCGCAGGGAGACGCCGAGCGCCTGCTCCAACCGCACCGTGGTCGCCAGCGTGAACGGGCGGCGGCCACCCAGCACCTTCTCCAGGGTCGAGAGGCTGAGTTTGGCGAGTTCGGCCAGCGATTGCCGGGAGATGCGGCGGCGGGCGATCTCCTCGCGAATGGTGTCGGCGATCTGCCGGCTTTGCTCGGCGGAAAGCTGCTTGTCCGGCGTCGGCATCGTCACCTCTGGCTAATCCACGCCAGTCTAGCAGACGCACAATCCATCACAAACCCGCACAAGGCCGCCGTGGCGGTGGCGTGCCGCGCTGGCCGGCGGCTGAACAAGGCCGATCATTCCGCTCGCGCCAAATTGCTGAAATCCGCACCCTTCCAGGCGGCGAAAATCGCCGTTCGGGAGTGAGCAACATGACGACATGCGACGAAATTGAGGCCGACAAACGCAGCGAACGCCCCAGCCTGGTCAGGCTGCTGCTGTTCTTTGTGATGCAGGGCATTGCCGCAATCCTGGTCGGGTTTGCGGCATTATTTTTGAGCTTTGAGCCGGTGTGGTCGGCCGAACGTCTGTCGGCGGCCTTCCTCAAGCCCGGCGACGCGCGCTCCGGCTCGCTGCTCCTGAAGACCGAAGAAGGCTATGCCGATGCGTCGCGTCTCGGCATCGATGTCGATCTCACCGTATCGGGTCCCACGGTCCGCGCCCGCGTTACCCAGATTTTCCGCAACCCGACCCAAGACTGGGTCGAGGCGGTCTATGTCTATCCGCTGCCGTCGGGCGGCGCGGTCGATACGCTGAAGATGGTGATCGGCGATCGCGTCGTGGTCGGCAACATCAAGGAGCGGCAGCAGGCCAAGATCATCTACGAACAGGCGAAGCAGAACGGACAGAAAGCGGCGCTGACCGAACAGGAGCGGCCGAACATCTTCACCAACTCGGTCGCCAATATCGGCCCCGGCGAAACCGTGCTGGTGCAGATCGAGTATCAGGAGCCCGTCGCACAATCCGGCAACGAGTTCTCGCTGCGGGTGCCGATGGTGGTGGCTCCGCGCTACAATCCTGTGCCGGTCGTCCAAAGCGTCGACTTCCGGCCCGATGGTGGCGGCTGGGGTTCGGTCAAATCCGACCCCGTGCCGGATCGCGACCGCATCTCGCCCGAAGTGCTCGACCCCACGACGAACGCGCCGGTCAATCCGACCCGCATCACGGTGCGGCTACAGGCCGGCTTCCCCCTCGGCGAGGTCAAGAGCCACCATCATGCGATCAAGACCGAAGAACCCGACGCCGACACCAGCATTATCCGCCTTGCCGAAGGCCCGGTAGCGGCAGATCGCGATTTCGAGCTGACCTGGAAGCCGGCCGCGGAGAAAGCGCCCTCGGTAGGACTATTCCGCGAGCGCGTCGGCGACAGCGATTACCTGCTCGCCTTCGTCACGCCGCCGTCGGTCGAACAGGCGCAGCAAAAACCGCCGCCGCGTGAGGTGATTTTCGTGATCGACAATTCCGGCTCGATGGGCGGCGTCTCGATTATCCAGGCCAAGGCCAGCCTCTCTTACGCCCTCGGCCGCCTGCAGCCGAACGATCGCTTCAACGTGATCCGGTTCGACCACACCATGGACGTGTTGTTTCCGGCGGCCGTGCCCGCTGACCGGGAGCATATCGGCCGAGCCACCGCCTTCGTCGACGCGCTGCAGGCCAATGGCGGCACCGAAATGGTGCCGGCGATGCGCGCAGCGCTGTCCGACAACGCCGGCGATGCGAACTACATCCGGCAGGTCGTATTCCTGACCGACGGCGCCATCGGCAACGAGCAGCAATTGTTCGAAGCCATCAATGCGCTGCGCGGCCGCTCGCGCATCTTCATGGTTGGCATCGGCTCGGCCCCGAATACCTACCTGATGACGCGCGCCGCCGAACTCGGGCGCGGCGCCTTCACCCACATCGGGTCAGTCGAGCAGGTCGAGGAGCGTATGCGCGGGCTGTTCGCCAAGCTGGAGAATCCCGCGGTGACCAATCTCACCGCAAAATTCTCCGACAGCCACGCCGACATGACGCCGGCTGCAATCCCCGACGTCTATCGCGACGAGCCGCTGGTTCTGGCAGCCAAGCTCGACAAGCTTACAGGCTCGGTCGAGATCAAGGGCCGCATCGGCGACCGTCCCTGGGCCGTGACACTTCCGCTGACGAATGCCGCCGAAGGCAAGGGACTCTCCAAACTTTGGGCGCGGCGCAAGATCGCGGATGCGGAAGTTGCACGCACCACGCGGCAGGCGAGCCCGGAAGATGCCGACAAGACCATTCTGGCGCTGGCGCTCGAGCATCAGTTCGTCACGCGGCTGACCAGCCTGGTCGCGGTTGACAAGACCCCGAGCCGTCCCCAGGGCGAGCCGCTCAAGGTTTCGGAACTGCCGATCAACCTGCCGGCAGGCTGGGATTTTGAAAAGGTGTTCGGAACGCGGCCACGCCTTCCCGCAACACCGACGGAACGTCGCGCGGCTACGGAGGAGGCGCGGGTTCAGATCGCGGCGCTGAAACGGGCGCAGCCTGTCGTTACCCAGACACCCAGCACAGTCACGCTGCCGAGGACCGCGACTGATGCCGAACTGAAGATGATTGCGGGTGTGATCTTCCTCACAGTCAGCCTGATCCTGCTCGTGTTCAATCGACGTCAGATGTCACACCGTTGACGTCGGCTGAAAAGAGGAGACCTCCCCACCCTCCTCTTTCCAGAGCGCGCGCGGCTCCACCCGTCCCCCAAGGCCGCGCGCGCCGTTTTTCCAAAGCCGTCATTGCGAGCGAAGCGAAGCAATCCATGCCTTCTTTTCGCGGTGAGACGGATTGCTTCGTCGCTTCGCTCCCTTGCGCAAACGCTTCGCGTTTGTCGCAGGCAATGATAGAGAGAGTGTCCAGTGCCCCGCTTCGTACTCCCGCTCCTCCTCGCTCTCATCGGCCTGATCCTGTTCGGCCAGGGCGCCTACATCCACGCCAAGGCGCGGCTCGCGCAAGTCTTGCTGGAGCGGGCCTTTGAGAAAACCATTACCACCGGGCGCGAGATAAAGCCGTGGTCATGGGCAGATACATGGCCTGTCGCTCGTATCGAGGTGAAGCGGATCCATGCCAGCGCGATCGCACTCGTCGGCAGCAGCGGCCAGGCACTCGCCTTCGGCCCGGGCCATGTCGAACGAACGCCCAATGCCGGCGAACGCGGCGTCGCCGTGTATTCGGCGCATCGCGATACCCATTTTGCTTTCCTGAAGAACGTCGTCGTCGGTGACGAGATCGAGGTGACGCGAAGTGACGGCAAACACTTCCGCTACCGTGTGGACGCCGCCTCCGTCGTGCACTTCGATGCCTCCGGCATCGATCCGCTCGCGGACGGATATCAACTGGTGCTGTCGACCTGTTGGCCGCTCGACGCGCTGACCCAGGGACCGGAGCGCTATCTTGTGCACGCCACCATGATTGGGCTCGTTCCGGATCCGCACTGAATTCTCCGCGAGCCGGGATATCGCGCGCGGAGCGAATGGCGCTGCTCGTGCAACGCGTGTTGCCACCCTGGCCAAGTCCCAATAGAAAGGCCTCAATCACAAGAAAATCATGGCGCGGTGATCATTCTCGTCGCGCCACAGGAAGCTATGGAGTTAAGAGGCGTCCATGGATCAGATCAACACCGCATCGCATCAAGCCGAAAAATGGTCGCCTCCGT is from Bradyrhizobium sp. AZCC 2176 and encodes:
- a CDS encoding acyl-CoA dehydrogenase family protein; translation: MLERTKVQSPFYTAEHEAFRDVMRRFVAREIEPYAHEWDEAGEFPRELYRKASEIGLLGLGFAEEHGGVPADQFMKIVASQELARAGAGGVSSSLMSHTIGSPPIARAARPEVKARVLPQVLSGEKISALAITEPSGGSDVANLHTKARRDGDHYVVSGEKTFITSGMRADYLTVAVRTGGEGPGGVSLLLIEGNTPGLSRTKLKKMGWWASDTATLHFDECRVPVENLIGEEGQGFKIIMHNFNSERMGMAASCTAYARVCVEEAMAYAKERKTFGKPIAQHQVIRHKIVDMAQKVAASQAMLEMLAWRLGQGESPIAEICMMKNQATQTMAFCASEAVQIFGGAGFMRGVKVERIYREVKVNAIGGGTEEIMKDLASRQMGL
- a CDS encoding Bug family tripartite tricarboxylate transporter substrate binding protein; the protein is MLLAPLGFMMLFPHVYKTLRYEPRDFTPVSTVASTPTLLTVGPKVPGDVRTLADFVAWCRANPKQAAYGTAGVGTTLHFLGAMLGHTAGFEFLHVPYQGNGSIQDLLKGEIASAVMPIGSSLGLVQSGDLRALVTTGPRRSSFLPAVPTVAEAGYPSLEDLTWYGFFVPAKTPANIVERLNSAIQAALRTDEVRSGMARLAVELDAISMGDFARLIASQSERWKAIVQATGFTPTN
- a CDS encoding winged helix-turn-helix domain-containing tetratricopeptide repeat protein; this translates as MRYLFENYSFDTDRRELRRGTDVIAIAPQVFDLLNYLIGNRERVVSKDDLTRAIWEGRVVSDVALTTRLNAARKAIGDSGDEQRLIKTLPRKGFRFIGTVHETPGPASATVTSGSPSPAFVAVSDKPSLIVLPFANLSPDPEQEFFVDGVTESLTTDLSRVVGVFVIGRNTAFTYKRKHVDLRQIGRELGVRYVLEGAMQRGGSRMRINVQLIDAETGNHLWAERFDKPIADLFDMQDEIGARLANELGTELVTAEARRAARAPHPDSMDLYFQGMASVHRGSDPANLSQARKFFEQALCLDAGNVEAMVGMAFVDAMRGTSMQTGDRTARLLAAEMSLAKVLAYLPNHAMAHCLLGVVQIFTKRAAQGIAECERALALDRNLATAYAWIGLGKCYLGRAEETEAYIMQAFRLSPRDNRAFTWAINAGVAQSYLAADEAAVYWFKRAIETNPNVAAFVHVYLAAALAHLGRIEEARASIQTGLAIDPNFTLSHFYASTPTDNSTCLAQRARIGEGMRKAGLPEG
- a CDS encoding acyl-CoA synthetase, which codes for MPSVRYYDWIAHFGRRTPNKIAAIDLASDRRLSYAQFDARISRLATHLRDKLGVTRGDRVAVLALNTTDTLEVQFACGRIGAVFLPLNTRLTVPELQFIVGDSSPKVMIHDTDLAEVALTVTKLCNVSSALLLGAGGSYEAAIEASRPIDRFEDVTLDDISTIMYTSGTTGQPKGAIITHGMTFWNCVNLGGPAYVSPSTVLLTVLPLFHTGGLNCYTNPVLHAGGTVLIMRTFDPGVALQLISDASYGITQFFGVPAIYQFMAQHPSFATSDFSRLVIGGVGGAPMPVPLLKVWEERGVALQQGYGMTETSPAVLALDREDAARKAGSSGKPVLHTEVRIVRPDGTDADVGELGELWVRGPNVTPGYWNRPEANQSSFTDGWLHTGDATRVDEEGFYYIVDRWKDMYISGGENVYPAEVESVLHQLTAIAEAAVIGIPNEQWGEVGMAIVAVKPGHTLTPAEIHAHCAANLARFKCPRLIEFVDALPRNATGKIHKPTLRQNFSAPKPTDKAAIAS
- a CDS encoding cold-shock protein; its protein translation is MATGTVKWFNATKGFGFIQPDDGSTDVFVHISAVERAGLSSLNEGQKISFEAKKDPMRGKTSAENLRVD
- a CDS encoding helix-turn-helix domain-containing protein; its protein translation is MPTPDKQLSAEQSRQIADTIREEIARRRISRQSLAELAKLSLSTLEKVLGGRRPFTLATTVRLEQALGVSLRKTTEAPPAPAAAINGEVAPDGLGAYSRRAVAWIEGTYVTVRPSFGDKDAIFVYRTEITWDNAASSLVFHESERQDAAFTQFGEVAVPNQSRHIYLVTNRHGQHRLITVAHLAISGEMYGIITTLLAGRGSLLTPIAAPIAYLPIKMVAHPTFGRVSSDDPNYSLYRQHLRRTTDESFALFLPR
- a CDS encoding marine proteobacterial sortase target protein, with translation MTTCDEIEADKRSERPSLVRLLLFFVMQGIAAILVGFAALFLSFEPVWSAERLSAAFLKPGDARSGSLLLKTEEGYADASRLGIDVDLTVSGPTVRARVTQIFRNPTQDWVEAVYVYPLPSGGAVDTLKMVIGDRVVVGNIKERQQAKIIYEQAKQNGQKAALTEQERPNIFTNSVANIGPGETVLVQIEYQEPVAQSGNEFSLRVPMVVAPRYNPVPVVQSVDFRPDGGGWGSVKSDPVPDRDRISPEVLDPTTNAPVNPTRITVRLQAGFPLGEVKSHHHAIKTEEPDADTSIIRLAEGPVAADRDFELTWKPAAEKAPSVGLFRERVGDSDYLLAFVTPPSVEQAQQKPPPREVIFVIDNSGSMGGVSIIQAKASLSYALGRLQPNDRFNVIRFDHTMDVLFPAAVPADREHIGRATAFVDALQANGGTEMVPAMRAALSDNAGDANYIRQVVFLTDGAIGNEQQLFEAINALRGRSRIFMVGIGSAPNTYLMTRAAELGRGAFTHIGSVEQVEERMRGLFAKLENPAVTNLTAKFSDSHADMTPAAIPDVYRDEPLVLAAKLDKLTGSVEIKGRIGDRPWAVTLPLTNAAEGKGLSKLWARRKIADAEVARTTRQASPEDADKTILALALEHQFVTRLTSLVAVDKTPSRPQGEPLKVSELPINLPAGWDFEKVFGTRPRLPATPTERRAATEEARVQIAALKRAQPVVTQTPSTVTLPRTATDAELKMIAGVIFLTVSLILLVFNRRQMSHR